The nucleotide window aactgaaattgaagaggggtgaaactgtgatttttcaaaaaatagagGGTAGCATGTGTGGAGAAAATATGAGAGTCGAAACCCTagatgggggggggggggggggggggaggggggggcgAGGGGATGAGggagtcattttttaaacttggaaaattTGATGttaggggaaaaataaaaattttaaacttaaggataataataaaaatataagtttaaataaattttttaaatgataattttattttttataataataataaattttaatagataaataaatatttaaatttttaatagttaatggaTAGAAAATGGGTTTataccaaactttgggtgggacatagtggTTTTcccattattttatcttaactCGTTTTATTTATCTgctaaatattttgtaataacaaAGCTTATCTACTCCTAGAGGCGGCACCTCATTCAATAATGTTGAAGGAATTCAGCCGACTCTTTTATTTACCGAcaaaactcaagtttggctctATCTGGATTCATGAAACAGTATTATTAGCCAAGCTAATAATTGCTAGCACCAGCTACCTGCTCTTGTCACCCTGGTGAAAGTCATTAATGTCATATTTATTTCTCACAGTCCCCATTAGAGCTCTGTAACCGAGCTACATGTTTTCTTCTTCCATTCGTTTGAGTAATCATCATCATACAGAACCAGCCATCTATATTGCTTAATTTGGATCCTTATTAGCTGTAGAACTGTCAGACTCCATCAATAAGTATTACTTGTGTGTTAATTTTTACATGTTTctgaatttgatttttcttttacataACACAGATGTCATCAGACGGTCCAAATCAtaatgagtttgattttgagttcCTGGGGAACACTACAGGTGAACCTCACCTTGTCCAAACCAATCTGCATATGAATGGCGTAGGTAACAGGAAGCAGAGGGTGGACCTGTGGTTCGTCCCCACCAAGGACTCTTACACTAATTCTTGCCAGGGGAACGAATCTTGGATGACTTTTACATGCCCCTTGGGTCCCATTCAGTTCTACAGAGAAACATGTATACTCTGTAATGTCTCCTTCAATCACCGTGGCTTATCGCAATACCATACATGTCAGACCCCACCCAGTTCCTTTATGATTCCAATGACTCCTCTGGTTACAGGGGTAACAACATATCTCATTCATTTTAACCCACGTCTTTGCGAAATGAATTGTCTAATATCTATATAAAAATGTTTCAGATTTATGATGGATGAGACCCCAATTAGAGTGCACACCAACTTGGAACACAAAGGAATTCCCTTTCCAAAGGATCAACCGATGGGCGTGTCCAATTCAATAATGCGGATGACTGGGCTACACAAGTTGGGCGGGTGAAAACTGACTGGAGCCATCCACCATTCGTAGCCTCATACGCTGGGATTGAAATTGATGCGTGCGGATGCCCAGAGTCAGTAGCAGCAGCTGTTAATGTAAAGAAATGTAGCAGCAGTGGTGaataatgaattttcaatacATACTCCCTTTATTTGGATACACTTCCTTTACCCTTCAATCTTCCTTGGGCCACTATTTGCACCCAATTTCTGTGCAATTCAAAACTGTGtttgataaattatcaaaagtaGGGAGATAATTAATCTTTTTCAAGCAGTAACCACACGACAGTAActataatcttaaaattaatagcataTTTCAACAACCATATTTATGTGAGGGTTGTACATACACTTTCTTATGTaacttgtaattattatttataattaataaaatatgatattttttgttgtatattGTTTATGTCATTCTTTATCGAatatttttgtgtaattatttataattttaattatttgtacgTGTATTTGTTTAGATATGTATATGGCTTCGTATACAACTAATGAATTTTTGgatgaatgttttattattttttagtaggtatgttcaaaaattttataaaaatagggTTTGCAAGCTCTGTCTTCTCTTAATATTCTTAATGTACTTCTCTTCTTATATAGCTCttcttaaatatattttgaggTTTCttgttttacaaaaataaaattagaatatgtttttattttatttcactaGAATAAAGTGTATTTAGGAAAAGTGATATAATACCTAAGATCAATCAAAAGGCACGGAGGCAACATACTTGAAGACTGAAGAGGAGATGCATAGGTTGACCAATTGACCCCTTTTGGCTCAAAGGATTCGATATTAGATATGGATATACACCAGTACGATTTAATTTGCGTTATAGTATATAtgttaatccaatttatgagaataactaaaatatttcaaataatcagtacaatcaaaataacataacataaagtatgagtttaaaagaagagaaaatcaaacatatgTTGTATAGTGATTCGGCTTAACTCGCCCTACATCCACTCCTctaagctttctcccttggagtattccactaatccttgattgaccaaaacctcaaccaaacttttcttcacaaccaaaatagcttccaagatgctattaacttttacaaatgttaaagcttAATTTCTTTCactagaaattttttaatctctttaaaAGTGAACCTTACTCTTTTATAGTATGAatttagtacgaaattgaaatatgatctctctcaaagaatatatatgaaagttaaagcttaatatagcccaatgcaaatgaaattacaaagtatatgagcaagggttttgattagagaaaagaatttgcaagtgaatagctcaaaactaattttctctcaaatatgtgaaagttcttggt belongs to Mangifera indica cultivar Alphonso chromosome 2, CATAS_Mindica_2.1, whole genome shotgun sequence and includes:
- the LOC123199941 gene encoding xyloglucan endotransglucosylase/hydrolase protein 9-like gives rise to the protein MSSDGPNHNEFDFEFLGNTTGEPHLVQTNLHMNGVGNRKQRVDLWFVPTKDSYTNSCQGNESWMTFTCPLGPIQFYRETCILCNVSFNHRGLSQYHTCQTPPSSFMIPMTPLVTGIYDG